The Planktothrix tepida PCC 9214 genome has a segment encoding these proteins:
- a CDS encoding photosystem I reaction center subunit II PsaD, with product MAETLTGQPPKFGGSTGGLLTKAQVEEKYAITWTSTKEQVFEMPTGGAAIMNEGDNLLYLARKEQCLALGAQLRSKFKPRIENFKIYRVFPNGETQYLHPKDGVFPEKVNEGRQAVNGVAHNIGSNVDPAKVKFTGKSTSDV from the coding sequence ATGGCAGAAACACTGACTGGACAACCACCCAAGTTTGGCGGCAGCACCGGTGGGTTATTAACAAAAGCCCAAGTGGAAGAAAAATATGCAATTACCTGGACTAGCACAAAAGAACAGGTGTTTGAAATGCCCACTGGCGGTGCTGCGATTATGAACGAAGGGGACAACCTTTTGTATTTAGCCCGCAAAGAACAGTGTCTAGCTTTAGGTGCTCAACTGCGGTCAAAATTCAAACCCAGAATAGAAAACTTTAAAATCTATCGCGTTTTCCCGAACGGCGAAACTCAATATCTGCATCCTAAAGATGGCGTTTTCCCTGAAAAAGTCAACGAAGGACGTCAAGCCGTCAATGGCGTTGCTCACAATATCGGTAGCAACGTTGATCCGGCTAAAGTCAAATTTACAGGTAAATCTACCTCTGACGTTTAA